One window of the Arthrobacter sp. D5-1 genome contains the following:
- the dcd gene encoding dCTP deaminase, with product MLISDRDIRAEIDSQRIVLEPYDPAMVQPSSVDVRIDRFFRLFDNHKYAHIDPAEEQPELTRLVEVEGDEPFILHPGEFVLGSTYETVSLADDIAARLEGKSSLGRLGLLTHSTAGFIDPGFSGHVTLELSNVATLPIKLWPGMKIGQLCFFRLTSSAEHPYGSGEYGNRYQGQRGPTASRSHQNFHRTSI from the coding sequence GTGCTGATCTCTGACCGCGACATACGTGCCGAAATAGACTCCCAACGGATTGTTCTTGAGCCGTACGACCCCGCGATGGTGCAGCCGTCTTCCGTGGACGTCCGGATTGACCGGTTCTTCCGGTTGTTCGACAACCACAAATATGCCCACATCGACCCCGCCGAGGAACAGCCCGAGCTGACCCGGTTGGTGGAGGTGGAAGGCGACGAGCCCTTCATCCTGCACCCGGGCGAGTTCGTCCTGGGCTCCACGTACGAAACAGTCAGCCTCGCCGACGACATTGCTGCCCGCCTTGAAGGCAAATCGTCCTTGGGCCGGCTCGGATTGCTGACGCACTCCACCGCCGGCTTCATCGACCCCGGATTCTCGGGGCACGTGACGTTGGAACTCTCCAATGTTGCCACCCTGCCCATCAAGCTCTGGCCCGGGATGAAGATCGGCCAGCTGTGCTTCTTCCGGCTGACGTCCTCGGCCGAGCACCCCTACGGTTCCGGTGAATACGGAAACCGCTACCAGGGCCAGCGCGGACCCACCGCCAGCCGCAGCCACCAGAACTTCCACCGGACGTCCATCTAG